The following are encoded together in the Deinococcus malanensis genome:
- a CDS encoding diacylglycerol/lipid kinase family protein encodes MSAAPPPARLDLQGTATLIFNTNAGGSEACTPDHLVEELHRLGFRPVYRATDSEDDLEHALADAHGTVFVAGGDGTIRAAALHLAGRPGITLGVIPMGTANNIGRMLGVQGPPLEVVASYRDALVQPFDMGRVTAPWGEDLFLEACGCGAFADVMAEYDPEEGKSPVRAAQALSTALRDFEPVTVTLSLDGEVLPETSYVLLEVMNTKATGPRLRMATSADTHDGLLDVIRIDAHEREGVLAYLAALARDDFEHLPSVQADQARVVDIPYHGQAFHIDGQVRPPEQGGMGNVRIEVWPGALQVLVPPSVIVGTEAEDQVPA; translated from the coding sequence ATGAGTGCTGCCCCTCCACCTGCTCGCCTTGACCTTCAGGGGACAGCCACCCTGATCTTCAATACGAATGCAGGAGGCAGCGAAGCCTGCACGCCGGATCATCTGGTCGAGGAGTTGCACAGGCTGGGCTTCCGTCCGGTCTACCGCGCCACCGATTCCGAGGACGATCTGGAACATGCGCTTGCGGACGCCCACGGCACGGTGTTTGTTGCGGGCGGAGACGGAACCATTCGCGCCGCCGCCCTTCATCTTGCGGGCAGGCCGGGCATCACCCTGGGCGTCATCCCGATGGGCACCGCGAACAATATCGGCCGGATGCTGGGGGTGCAGGGTCCCCCGCTGGAGGTGGTCGCGTCTTACCGTGACGCCCTGGTTCAGCCTTTTGACATGGGACGCGTCACTGCGCCGTGGGGTGAGGATCTGTTTCTGGAGGCCTGCGGCTGCGGGGCCTTCGCGGACGTGATGGCCGAGTATGACCCGGAGGAAGGCAAGAGTCCGGTGCGTGCTGCCCAGGCACTGAGCACCGCGCTGAGGGACTTCGAACCCGTGACGGTGACACTATCGCTTGACGGGGAAGTCCTGCCGGAAACGTCCTATGTGCTGCTGGAAGTCATGAACACCAAGGCCACCGGGCCCCGACTGCGCATGGCAACCAGCGCCGACACCCATGACGGGCTGCTGGACGTGATCCGGATCGACGCCCACGAACGCGAGGGGGTGCTGGCCTACCTGGCAGCCCTGGCCCGCGATGATTTCGAGCACCTGCCCAGTGTTCAGGCGGACCAGGCGCGCGTGGTCGACATTCCGTACCACGGTCAGGCCTTCCATATTGACGGGCAGGTCCGTCCACCCGAGCAGGGTGGCATGGGCAATGTGCGGATCGAGGTCTGGCCCGGAGCCTTGCAGGTGCTGGTGCCACCCTCCGTGATCGTCGGTACCGAAGCAGAAGATCAGGTGCCCGCGTGA
- a CDS encoding PHP domain-containing protein: MRMDLHCHTEVSHDCRTALRNIPGWMLRTNTRVIAVTDHDQQRGGPELQQIIRDMGLDDRLSVIAGEEVTTAEGELIGLFLQERIPPGLTPEETASQIKAQGGLVMLQHGFDPLKRYRLRPEAISRIADQVDIVETFNSRLSRHHWNRVADDWADTRGLPVCAGSDAHTLRDIGEAWVETPFRVIHTPGNLLESLREGQLAGNWTHPVYAYGRKQWRNFNDQFRRE; this comes from the coding sequence ATGCGCATGGACCTGCACTGCCACACCGAAGTCAGCCATGACTGCCGTACGGCCCTGCGCAATATTCCCGGCTGGATGCTGCGGACCAATACCCGTGTGATCGCCGTGACGGACCATGACCAGCAGCGCGGAGGCCCGGAATTGCAGCAGATCATCCGCGACATGGGGCTGGATGACCGCCTCAGCGTCATTGCCGGAGAGGAAGTCACGACGGCCGAGGGCGAGCTGATCGGTCTGTTTCTTCAGGAGCGCATTCCTCCGGGGCTGACGCCGGAGGAAACGGCAAGCCAGATCAAGGCGCAGGGTGGGCTGGTCATGCTTCAGCACGGCTTCGATCCGCTGAAACGCTATCGTCTGCGGCCCGAGGCGATTTCAAGAATTGCCGATCAGGTGGATATCGTCGAGACCTTCAATTCCCGATTATCGCGGCACCACTGGAACCGGGTGGCGGACGACTGGGCCGATACCCGGGGTCTGCCGGTCTGTGCAGGCAGCGATGCCCACACCCTGCGTGATATCGGGGAAGCCTGGGTCGAAACACCGTTCCGGGTCATCCATACACCGGGCAACCTGCTTGAAAGCCTGCGGGAAGGCCAACTGGCCGGGAACTGGACCCATCCGGTGTATGCCTACGGGC